The Strigops habroptila isolate Jane chromosome 8, bStrHab1.2.pri, whole genome shotgun sequence genome includes a window with the following:
- the TMEM59 gene encoding transmembrane protein 59 isoform X1, with protein sequence MAARRVGLLCLPLALVLLAGGGAWAAGPLPAASSEAFDSVLGNTASCHRACQLTYSLHTYPKEEELYACQRGCRLFSICQFVDDGIDLNRTKLECDSACTEAYSQSDEQYACHLGCQNQLPFAELRQEQLMSLMPRIHLLFPLTLVRSFWSDMMDSAQSFITSSWTFYLQADDGKIVIFQSKPEVQYVPQLDQETGDTRGSLPLSKTAPDLRPGSSQTYRGLFEERANDSFFKCLSINSSWILTTTLVLSVLVLLWICCATVATAVEQYVPSEKLSIYGDLEYMNEQKLNRYPSSALVVVRCKTEEHEEAGPLPTKVNLAQSAI encoded by the exons ATGGCGGCGCGGCGGGTCGgcctcctctgcctgcctctcGCCCTGGTGCTCCTGGCGGGCGGCGGCGCTTGGGCGGCCGGGCCGTTGCCCGCTGCCTCCTCTGAGGCTTTTGACTCCGTGCTGGGCAACACGGCGTCGTGTCACCGCGCCTGCCAGCTGACCTACTCCCTGCACACCTACCCCAAG GAAGAGGAGCTGTATGCGTGCCAGCGAGGCTGCAGGCTGTTTTCCATTTGTCAGTTTGTGGATGATGGCATTGATTTAAATCGAACCAAACTGGAATGTGACTCAG CCTGTACTGAAGCATACTCCCAATCTGATGAACAATATGCTTGCCATCTTGGATGCCAGAACCAATTGCCATTTGCTGAATTAAGGCAAGAGCAA TTAATGTCCCTGATGCCAAGAATTCATCTCCTCTTTCCTCTGACGCTGGTGAGATCATTCTGGAGTGACATGATGGATTCAGCTCAGAGCTTCATAACATCCTCATGGACTTTCTACCTTCAAGCAGATGATGGCAAGATTGTCATATTCCAG tcaAAGCCAGAAGTACAGTATGTTCCACAGCTTGACCAAGAAACTGGAGATACAAGAGGATCCTTGCCGCTGAGTAAAACAGCTC cagatCTACGTCCAGGGAGCTCACAGACGTACCGAGGGCTTTTTGAAGAGCGAGCAAACGACAGCTTTTTCAAGTGTCTCTCCAT AAATTCCAGTTGGATTTTAACCACTACTCTCGTCCTGTCAGTGTTGGTGCTGCTCTGGATTTGTTGTGCAACCGTAGCTACAGCTGTAGAGCAATATGTTCCATCTGAG AAGCTGAGCATCTATGGAGATCTGGAATACATGAATGAACAAAAACTGAACAGATACCCATCCTCTGCACTTGTTGTGGTTAGATGCAAGACTGAGGAACATGAAGAAGCAGGACCTCTTCCTACAAAAGTCAACCTGGCTCAATCAGCAATTTAA
- the TMEM59 gene encoding transmembrane protein 59 isoform X2, whose amino-acid sequence MAARRVGLLCLPLALVLLAGGGAWAAGPLPAASSEAFDSVLGNTASCHRACQLTYSLHTYPKEEELYACQRGCRLFSICQFVDDGIDLNRTKLECDSACTEAYSQSDEQYACHLGCQNQLPFAELRQEQLMSLMPRIHLLFPLTLVRSFWSDMMDSAQSFITSSWTFYLQADDGKIVIFQSKPEVQYVPQLDQETGDTRGSLPLSKTAHLRPGSSQTYRGLFEERANDSFFKCLSINSSWILTTTLVLSVLVLLWICCATVATAVEQYVPSEKLSIYGDLEYMNEQKLNRYPSSALVVVRCKTEEHEEAGPLPTKVNLAQSAI is encoded by the exons ATGGCGGCGCGGCGGGTCGgcctcctctgcctgcctctcGCCCTGGTGCTCCTGGCGGGCGGCGGCGCTTGGGCGGCCGGGCCGTTGCCCGCTGCCTCCTCTGAGGCTTTTGACTCCGTGCTGGGCAACACGGCGTCGTGTCACCGCGCCTGCCAGCTGACCTACTCCCTGCACACCTACCCCAAG GAAGAGGAGCTGTATGCGTGCCAGCGAGGCTGCAGGCTGTTTTCCATTTGTCAGTTTGTGGATGATGGCATTGATTTAAATCGAACCAAACTGGAATGTGACTCAG CCTGTACTGAAGCATACTCCCAATCTGATGAACAATATGCTTGCCATCTTGGATGCCAGAACCAATTGCCATTTGCTGAATTAAGGCAAGAGCAA TTAATGTCCCTGATGCCAAGAATTCATCTCCTCTTTCCTCTGACGCTGGTGAGATCATTCTGGAGTGACATGATGGATTCAGCTCAGAGCTTCATAACATCCTCATGGACTTTCTACCTTCAAGCAGATGATGGCAAGATTGTCATATTCCAG tcaAAGCCAGAAGTACAGTATGTTCCACAGCTTGACCAAGAAACTGGAGATACAAGAGGATCCTTGCCGCTGAGTAAAACAGCTC atCTACGTCCAGGGAGCTCACAGACGTACCGAGGGCTTTTTGAAGAGCGAGCAAACGACAGCTTTTTCAAGTGTCTCTCCAT AAATTCCAGTTGGATTTTAACCACTACTCTCGTCCTGTCAGTGTTGGTGCTGCTCTGGATTTGTTGTGCAACCGTAGCTACAGCTGTAGAGCAATATGTTCCATCTGAG AAGCTGAGCATCTATGGAGATCTGGAATACATGAATGAACAAAAACTGAACAGATACCCATCCTCTGCACTTGTTGTGGTTAGATGCAAGACTGAGGAACATGAAGAAGCAGGACCTCTTCCTACAAAAGTCAACCTGGCTCAATCAGCAATTTAA